One window from the genome of Pseudanabaena yagii GIHE-NHR1 encodes:
- a CDS encoding phytanoyl-CoA dioxygenase family protein, whose translation MAEPGELKNLAEAYQYLYPNKEQGCVFSCHDTDFVRKLKAQNLLRHVIGEKALNLFDTCKFVSGAFVAKHTGETSVVSPHTDLTFVDHKQYSAIAVWTPLTELTSEAGRLHILAGSHHYTPLCGSNLYSNYTDIAISSMTEIDLEIGQAVCYDMRTIHASPANKSLSPRIAGNCVLIPEEADLWHITMRDRKILIYSVDNDFYIRRGGDEASNQELLRNYRVIHSEPFESDLLVESSQWNNSQPFGFFQRVIKRLGIV comes from the coding sequence TTGGCTGAACCTGGTGAATTAAAAAATTTGGCTGAGGCTTATCAATATCTCTATCCAAACAAAGAGCAAGGCTGTGTATTCTCATGTCATGATACTGATTTTGTGCGTAAGTTAAAGGCACAAAACCTTCTTCGTCATGTGATTGGGGAAAAGGCACTTAATTTGTTTGATACTTGTAAATTCGTGAGTGGAGCGTTTGTTGCCAAGCACACTGGAGAGACCAGTGTTGTTTCTCCCCATACTGACTTGACCTTTGTTGACCACAAGCAGTACTCAGCCATCGCTGTCTGGACTCCTCTTACGGAACTTACTTCTGAAGCGGGACGGTTACACATATTGGCAGGATCTCATCATTACACACCCCTGTGTGGGTCAAATCTTTATAGTAATTATACAGACATTGCAATCTCAAGTATGACTGAGATTGACCTAGAAATCGGACAGGCTGTCTGTTATGATATGCGGACGATTCATGCATCCCCTGCCAACAAATCATTGTCTCCCCGAATTGCTGGAAATTGTGTCCTTATCCCAGAGGAAGCTGATCTATGGCATATAACCATGCGAGATAGAAAAATTCTGATCTATTCCGTTGACAATGATTTCTACATCAGACGGGGTGGTGATGAGGCAAGCAATCAAGAGCTATTGAGGAATTATCGAGTTATTCATTCTGAACCGTTTGAATCAGATTTACTCGTTGAAAGCAGTCAATGGAATAATTCTCAACCCTTTGGTTTCTTTCAACGGGTAATCAAGCGGTTAGGCATTGTTTGA
- a CDS encoding phytanoyl-CoA dioxygenase family protein yields the protein MRKILNNETQNSLLIKRGYIQQQILCESEIQYLLDQVRKVCPESDFQPHSDASSHPYIFSSYTHTQNLREFGSRIVQEVLFPHVEQIFDNYRMISCGLFIKAPKGGWLDIHYHHQIIIDVEKYWLMDIWCPLIDTAVANGTFHAVPGSHKIFPKIIHHTDGYGPFFQNYTQVIRDIYSIPLPSKAGEAVIFEDSMLHWSPNNMTDYPRYVIHCTCIPKEVTPVHVYFDPKAPQQFELYEATDKFLTKTVFGKSLPRPSDLKLLAIIPNNNHAYTLEEFEERMQNPDKIRRELYPNTPNISEEEFLELLEKEEGRN from the coding sequence ATGCGAAAAATACTTAATAATGAAACCCAAAATAGCTTGTTGATCAAAAGAGGTTATATTCAACAGCAAATTTTGTGCGAATCCGAAATTCAGTATTTGTTGGATCAGGTTCGTAAAGTCTGTCCTGAAAGTGATTTTCAGCCCCATAGCGATGCTTCTTCACACCCCTACATTTTTTCCAGTTATACACATACTCAGAATCTACGCGAATTTGGTTCCAGGATTGTACAGGAAGTTCTATTCCCTCACGTTGAGCAAATTTTTGACAACTACCGTATGATTAGTTGTGGATTGTTTATTAAGGCTCCAAAAGGTGGATGGCTTGACATTCATTATCATCACCAGATAATCATTGATGTAGAGAAATATTGGCTGATGGACATCTGGTGTCCTTTAATCGACACAGCCGTTGCTAATGGCACGTTCCATGCTGTTCCAGGAAGCCACAAAATCTTTCCAAAAATCATTCATCATACGGACGGTTACGGTCCTTTTTTTCAAAATTATACCCAAGTTATTAGAGATATATACTCAATTCCGCTACCATCAAAGGCAGGGGAGGCGGTCATTTTTGAAGATAGTATGCTGCATTGGTCGCCGAATAATATGACAGACTACCCACGATATGTTATTCACTGTACCTGTATCCCAAAAGAAGTTACACCCGTTCATGTGTATTTTGATCCTAAAGCTCCTCAGCAGTTTGAATTGTATGAGGCAACAGATAAATTTTTAACCAAAACTGTCTTTGGTAAATCATTACCGAGACCCAGCGATCTAAAACTGCTGGCAATTATCCCTAACAATAATCACGCCTATACTCTGGAGGAGTTTGAGGAGCGAATGCAGAATCCTGATAAAATTCGTCGCGAACTTTATCCCAATACTCCTAATATTTCTGAGGAGGAATTTCTTGAACTCCTTGAGAAGGAGGAAGGAAGAAATTAG
- a CDS encoding methyltransferase domain-containing protein — MRNILNNETQNSLLTKRGYIQQQILCESEIQYLLDQVRKVCPETDFQPHSDASSHPYIFSSYAAVDSEYLREFGSRIVQEVLFPHVEKLFDGYRIMSCGLFIKAPKGGWIDIHYHHQINIDEEKYWLMDIWCPLTDTDVSNGTFHAVPKSHKIFPKIVHHTCSYDPFFKDYTQVIRDKYSIPLPSKAGEAVIFEDSMLHWSPNNMTDYPRYAIHCMCIPKEVTPVHVHFDPKAPQQFELYEATDKFLTETVFGKPIQRPSDLKLLAIIPNNNHAYTLEEFEERMQNPDKIRRELYPDIPDISEGEFLELLAKEKEISHKMYSPNETLNLSAMNPEMRVSLNDTQQKVITLGIAKVPSVLTRIASTCMDILGMKARSTAKVLSNPQTSSVIRKAGTPINRHKVADVTNYYNEWTQSYIEGFGEVFQGSRPESTDELLDYIIGSAQLEDGMTVLDAGCGVCGPAIGFAERRNLRIEAVTLSEVQVAEGKQRIQDRGLQNHINVRKGDFHQLAKIYPPAYFDRVLFLESLCHAEDYREVLRQAKKVLKPGGCIYIKDFYASDYRSSPHLLEVQAEDLRELNRIYCLIMPDLTSMVDLISELGFGIIYLREPQYTYSPAAWENFMRHTNVFWLPKLDNPERAVIRPIEIFAYNYH; from the coding sequence ATGCGAAACATACTTAATAATGAAACTCAAAATAGCTTGTTAACAAAAAGAGGTTATATTCAGCAGCAAATTTTGTGCGAATCCGAAATTCAGTATTTGTTGGATCAGGTTCGTAAAGTCTGTCCTGAAACTGATTTTCAACCCCATAGTGATGCTTCCTCACACCCCTACATTTTTTCTAGTTATGCGGCGGTAGATTCTGAGTATCTGCGTGAATTTGGTTCCAGGATTGTACAGGAAGTTCTATTCCCTCACGTTGAGAAACTATTTGACGGCTACCGCATTATGAGTTGTGGATTATTTATTAAGGCTCCAAAAGGTGGATGGATTGACATTCATTATCACCACCAGATAAACATTGATGAAGAGAAATATTGGCTGATGGACATCTGGTGTCCTTTAACCGACACAGATGTTTCTAATGGCACGTTCCATGCTGTTCCAAAAAGCCACAAAATCTTTCCAAAAATCGTTCATCATACGTGTAGTTACGATCCGTTTTTTAAAGATTATACCCAAGTTATTCGAGATAAATACTCGATTCCGCTACCATCAAAGGCAGGGGAGGCAGTCATTTTTGAAGATAGTATGCTGCATTGGTCGCCGAATAATATGACAGACTACCCACGATATGCTATTCACTGTATGTGTATTCCCAAAGAAGTGACACCTGTTCATGTCCATTTTGATCCCAAGGCTCCCCAGCAGTTTGAATTGTATGAGGCAACAGATAAATTTTTAACCGAAACTGTCTTTGGTAAACCAATACAGAGACCCAGCGATCTAAAACTGCTGGCAATTATCCCTAACAATAATCACGCCTATACTCTGGAGGAGTTTGAGGAGCGAATGCAGAATCCTGATAAAATTCGTCGCGAACTTTATCCCGATATTCCTGATATTTCTGAGGGAGAGTTTCTAGAACTCCTTGCGAAGGAGAAAGAAATCAGCCATAAAATGTACTCTCCGAACGAAACTTTAAACTTGTCAGCAATGAACCCAGAGATGAGGGTGAGTTTGAACGATACTCAGCAGAAAGTAATAACATTAGGGATAGCAAAAGTGCCTTCAGTTCTGACTCGCATTGCTTCCACTTGTATGGATATTCTAGGTATGAAGGCTCGATCAACAGCAAAGGTGCTGTCCAATCCTCAGACATCAAGTGTAATTCGTAAAGCCGGCACTCCGATTAACCGACATAAGGTTGCTGATGTCACCAATTACTACAACGAGTGGACTCAAAGCTATATCGAGGGCTTTGGAGAGGTTTTTCAGGGTTCAAGACCTGAATCAACGGATGAACTACTCGATTATATTATTGGCTCGGCTCAGTTAGAGGATGGTATGACAGTGTTAGATGCTGGGTGCGGTGTCTGCGGACCTGCCATTGGGTTTGCTGAACGTCGAAACTTAAGAATTGAAGCCGTCACACTTTCCGAAGTTCAGGTCGCGGAGGGGAAACAACGCATTCAGGATCGAGGTCTGCAAAATCACATTAATGTGAGGAAAGGGGATTTTCACCAACTTGCAAAAATTTATCCACCTGCCTACTTCGACCGAGTTTTATTTCTGGAATCACTGTGCCACGCTGAGGATTATCGAGAGGTTCTCCGTCAAGCAAAAAAAGTACTGAAGCCAGGTGGGTGCATTTACATTAAAGACTTTTATGCGTCAGATTACCGTTCCAGTCCCCATCTGCTCGAAGTGCAGGCAGAAGACCTGCGTGAGTTGAATCGAATTTACTGTCTGATTATGCCAGACCTTACCAGTATGGTAGATCTAATCAGTGAGTTAGGATTTGGGATCATTTATTTGCGAGAACCCCAGTACACCTATTCTCCAGCAGCTTGGGAAAACTTTATGCGGCATACCAATGTTTTCTGGCTTCCGAAATTAGATAACCCAGAGCGGGCAGTCATACGACCGATAGAAATTTTTGCGTACAATTATCATTGA